A window of Punica granatum isolate Tunisia-2019 chromosome 8, ASM765513v2, whole genome shotgun sequence genomic DNA:
TGAGAGCTCGCCTTTTCCTCAGTCGCATAGATTGACCCATCAAGGCCGCACTTATCGAGTTGCTCTTGTCTGCAAAGAGTTACATATGACCACATCAATGGGCTAAATTTGCAGCTCACGCAAAAATAGAGGGAAAGACGAGGACAGCCCCTTCTTTTCCCtccaaaaacaaataaattcgTCCAAAAGCCACTGTTATCCCTTATAATAATCAAATCAAGGTCCTTCCTTTTGGGCCAGCATCAAATCGAAGTTCAATATGAAAGAAATCAATGTCTACATACCTACACTCGCCATAGTGCTCCATGTTATGGATGGTCAAAGTTATCCTTGGTTTCTGCATTCATACAAAGGTTTACATCAATAGGAATTATATACCACAATATCTCATGAAAAATCCAAATCCATCACGAACCAACATGAAAATATAATCGATTAAAGAATTGAGACAGAGAACAGAAGAAGTTATACTTCTTTTGATCCCCATGGAGAAGCTTAATAAATTACCTTGAGGGAAAGATTATGGTACATGTCCCAGTAAAGCAGGGGCAAACCACCTGTCTGCCATtcatgtacatgaatgatatCAGGTTGCACAAGGGTCACCTGCCAtcattcataattttattaacaacAGAAGCACATGATATAAAATTATACACTCTCGATGACAGAGGCATCAGAAGCatgtgaaataaaattatacacTCACGATTAGAGAGATCCATATTATCtacaatataaataaattgttgATAACTTGACAGAGTCCTGTAAACCGATCTTCCAAAGGTGAATTACAAAATTCTAGATCTCACTGTTATCAGCACTGTATCCATTTATTTTTAGCGCATCAAGAACAGGACCTTAACAAAGTTACCTGCGCATGAGATAGATCTTTAGACAGTTAAGGTTTCCAAAAGAATAACAAATTGTTCCATAGGATCCAGGCAAAAAGGGTTGCTTCCACTCAAGATGTAAAGAATTTATCATTAATATAGTTTGAATAAGTTCACCATTCTAACCATTAGAAAGCATTAGAATTGTCTGGCATTTTAACTAATTGCTAGTCAGTCGAAAATAGAACTCAAAAGCATCCCAGTTTAATTCAGTGGGATCTTtcattcacattttttttcccaaccAAGAACGTTTTATAATTGGAAATCCATGCAACAGTAGTTCTAAGGATAGCGCACAGACCTGCATCCATTCAAGGCAAGCCCGACTGAAGAACAAGTATGCCTCCGTCTCATCATATGAGCCCCCATACACTGACTGCCCTTTGAAGAAATGATTTGACGGTTCGATGAATATCACTGGGATCCCAGAAACAGTCCCACGATAAGCATTAGTTGGGACCCAGTTCCCATCATGGAATGAACCATACGAGGTTATCAATGTCAACTCTGAGATCTGTTCCTTCTGAATACACTCGTAAAAAGGCAACATAATATCCACCGTATGACCACGAGACAGACATGCACGAGCAAGTCCTGTTACAACATCCCCGAGGCCACCGACTTTTGCTATTGGAGCCATTTCGGCCGTGACATGTATTATATGCAGGGAGTCAGGATCCTTCTCAGTGTTAGATGGGACCTCAAAATTGACATCAGAAGAAGGGAATTCCCGCTTCCAGAACGGCGTTGCATCAACAGGGGAAGGCCACTCAATGCTCTTTGAAACAGGATTGGCCACACTCACTTTACTTCCTGGGCGCGCCTTTAATAAAGAAAAGCAGAAGCTTGTTTAACATCAAAGACCTTTTATGGTTCTTGGTTCCATTATTAGTCTGCAATCAAACTTCACTTCTAGGACCCACTCACTCCTACCCGACAATAACTGAAGGCAAGAGATGCATAAAATTCTTAACAATCTGAAAACATAATCGTCTATCACCGGTGAAGGACCAACCTTTTCTTTCTTAACAAGCAAAAGAACCAACGAAATTAGCAGGGTACAGAATCATAAACCTATGTAAGATCAAAAGGGTGTCCATAATTTTCGGTTTCATGATCAATCTCGACAATCTTCAGCTACCCGGAGCTATACCCGAAAATCAAATCACTAATGAAAGTGCAAAATGCACAGAATTGTGGTCAGTCTTGTCCTTCCGCTTGAACTCTCCTCATACAGAACACCCAACAAACAGAAAGAGACATCTGAAGCAGAGCTTTGGACTTACCACTGGGTTGGAGTCAGGAGAAAGATTCGCAGCCGTTGGAGTGGAGCCGACTGCTTCGACCCTGAGCGAGGAAGAAGGAGACAGCTTATGGGTCTTCGGACAGAAAGAAGCAGAACAAGCGTTCCCATTAAGGGGAGCTCGCCtggaagaagacgaagaaatGCAGAAGCTTGAGAGCCACAAGTTGCTCCCGGTTGCGCACTCCATCGTCACCCTCAAATCTTCTGCTCTGCGGCTGACAAGCTCAGGAAGGAATGGAAGGAGGATTATATTACAGCAAAAGGTGGATACTTTGAGTGCAGTGGGCAGCCTCGGGAATCATCCCACCGGTTAATTAATGAATCGTCCATCGGAATCAAGAATatgcttgcttgcttgctgaAGTTTAAAGCCTACAAACTTTGCGACAAAAACGGAGGTGTAAATTCATCTCAGCATGAAACTTCGATTCACCATCAGTTTTGTCACTCAGTTAGCTACCCCGTCCAATTTAATCGAACGTGCCAACCTAGCACTTGACAGTGCCGCTTGGCTAAGTGAGAGctataaaagaaattttaaataaaaatcaatctaattttttttaaaaaaaaaaaaaaaaaaaaaaaaagagagaggaggagggggcCGAGCCCCCAGCCTCCCCCTAACCCAATCGAGGTTGCCGACTACCACAGTGTTGACGAGGGACCCCAATTGGGGATGGTGGCCGGCAGCAGAACCCCACCAATAGATATTGCGGGAACCCCCCAATTCCAAGGGCGGCAAGGCCCTACCGACCGTAATTGAGGGAACCCCCAATTCCAATAAGTGGCCGGTGGAAATTGGAGGTTCCCTTGGTGGCTGGTAGCGAGACCCCACCGATCGGCCCCTTACCCCCGCTTCCTCcacccctttttcttttttcattttgtccttttaaaatttttttaagaataattTCGAGGCCTATGTTGTATGTGCTACTAATATATCACGTCCATTCTTGCCCTATAAGGATCGATCTGGTACTTTGCTCTTTCCTACAGGTAAATTCATTGGAGTCTTTTATAGCGAAGAGTTGAAGTTTGCATGCGATGTTTGGCCCATCAGCCAATCTATGTGCGTCACGTGGCACCGTCAAGTGCCACGTTCAGCACATCCGATTAAAGTTTACCGGGTAGCCAATGGCGTGGTAAAATCGATAACGAAGaggtagtttttcttttataaaaaagaaaagtttgtgataaaacgtaaaaaaaaattaaagtttgtgattttttatgTCATTTACCTTAAGTTCTTATATAcactatttaattttttaaaaatttattatgatatGACTAATTCAATTTCGAATCCGATCGACCCCTAAGTGGTAAATGTACCGTAAGTTAATTGGAAGGGAATTTTTCACAATCTAAGAATGGTATTAAAAGCTTACTAAGTTatgcaataaaaaaatactgGTAAAAAtcacagaaaagaaaagaaaatcggTTTGTGAAAGCTCGGGGAATTGCAagatcgatttttttttgttataatgTAAAAGTTCAAACTTTATTGAAATGCAGCTGCATTTGATTTCAAATAAAGATTTTACTAcattcaactcaattcaattcttatccaaatttaataatataatcattatagTTTTAACAtttctttcatttaataatttctCGCTCATAccttttcataattatttttattcaaattgaaataattgaaTGTCCGACTTGAGCTTATATGACATGACCGATCAATATAAATACTCCAATACTCCACCTTTGTCATATATTTCGTACATCACACTAGACAGATATCATCTTCATGTATTACAGCTTTCCTGGACCAATacatgattttcttttagtttttctGAGATCAGGTCTTATAGTAAGAGGTCTTGGAGCGCTGTTATATACTAATCCAATTTATTCtactttttatattatattacaatattatattaatattttaattaaagttcTATTTTAAAGTTCTATTCTATTGTAGATTATGATTTAGCTAATATAAAAATCTTGTTCGATATCTATATAATTCTATATAATATGTTATTTCTATAATAAGCACAATTTTTGGATATTCACCTAATTTTGTTAGGGATAAGTGCTTTTCTTCTAGTATTCAAGGCACTGATTTCAGACAAAAAGTCCATAAATCTAAGTGGCATTTATCAATTCCTTTACGTTTGTATCTTTGCCTGCTAGGCAAGAGAAtagcgagttacaaattatgATTCGGTAggatatgtatttttattaatcaaattttgaataataaatttttcatctactttcacatacatatatatattttcacgtattcatatatttgttaatacttgcaataatttttttttgtcttttattatttcaaaatgttGAGTGGAGTAGAATTGCTATTCTACTCTAAATTCAAACACAAGCTGAGTAACTAATATAGAACAAAGAAATCTCATGTTACaattgaggaaaaagaaaagaaagaagtccTAAAGCGTGTTTGGGGTACAAAACCTGGTCTTTGACCACAAGATTGATCGGACTGTAGGGTGCGCTATCGAGATGATGTGTTTCGACATCCCTTTCAGGTTCTCCATTAGTTAGAAAGCCATAAAAGATATTTCATCGTGTCGGTTCAACATAGACGTAACGATTGCGATTGTTAGGGATATAATCCCTTCTGCCCTTGCCATCCCTGACCAAGCAAGTTTGGAAGAATTCTCCGTGGCCCCCCTTGCGATGCCTTTGCTACCATCCAGGCGAATGGCTTTTGTGGATGTGAAAGACCAATTTTGTGGGGTCTAGTATACAAGAATCAAGGAGTACAATTTTTCAGATttctgaattttcttttttattgacAAAACTtgaatttaagattttaaatgTCGAATCACCTAAACCAATTCACATTACTGAAACGCATTTTATCTATCCAATCCAAACTCCTTTGGTTTAATAATTGCCATTTAAGTTATTCCAtgatatacatttttttttttgggacgaAACTCCGCGATAGATTGAAATAACCATTTTAAGACTTCCTCAAACATTAGTAATTTGTTTCCCACTTACAACTACATATGCCACAATTACGTATATTGTACAGGAAGTCCAAGAACCTAGATCAGATGCAATAACAGAAAGGAAGTCGAAGAACCTATATGACCACATTCTTTGCCCTCCTCTTGTCAAAGGATGAAAAAAGAccggagttttttttttttcagtggaGAAAAACTGGAGTTTCTATCTATCTAAATTTAGCATGCGTTTGTttggattttaaaataagtgTTAAAAATGAAATACTTAAATTTTAAGCGTTCAATgaaataagtgcttaattgaTTAAGTAAAATACTATAAAAATTCTCGGCTTTGCCGACATAACAATTCCTTGGTATTTCGTTGAAATTCCTCTGTAAATGACCTTTTCAACGGAACAAACCGTTAGTAAAACCGTCCTAGGTAACTTTACTAGCGGATTACCAATAGATTGGTCTATCCCTCGGTAAACTGTCAGAATACTGAGGGAAAATATCTGTCGGTAATTATCAAGGGATGATTCCATCAGTAATCCATCAAAATTCCGAGGGAATATCCCTCAGTAATCCCTTAATTACTACCAAGGGATGCTTCCTTCATTTAATCCATTAGAATTGTGAGGAAATGTACCTCAGTAATTTCGGTGGAATTATTGAGAGATTGAGGGAAAGTTCTCTCCATAATTCAGCCGGAATACTGACAGATAATTCCCTGGAATATGATGATTCCATCAATATATGGTAATTCTATCGATATATTGAGACTTTTTGAAGAGTTTACTTTTAGAATAGGCATCACTCTAAGGCAAGGATTAAGAgtataatttcttaaaaataagTGTTGATTTTAAATAAGCAAAAGTGTATGGGAGGTAGGGGTGCAAATCAAACCAAACCAACCTGAAGGCCAACCCAATCGGACATAACCCGATCATCGAAAACCTATTTTTGATTTGGACACACATCCTTAGGCATGATCACATTCAAGTTTAGTTAAGTGTCCCGGTCTCTAGGGTCTAACCCATACCAATTAATCCTTAGACATGTGGCTCTATATTTAAGATCCGATTAATTCACTTAATTATCTGCTCTAAGTTAGAATAGAATAAAACAATATTCCCATTTTTAATCCTATTTGGGTGGTCAACCTAGATTTTCATAATAAACATGCAATAAATCCAAGCACAAATTATGCATCCATAATATTAAttgcataatgaaaaaaatctaaatatgGTTTTTCCCATGGTGGCTTTCTGCAACataggaaataataaaatatctaCTTTAAATAATGGGAACTGATAATAGGAACTGCAAAAAATATCATAACTTCCAAATCTGCAAAGATTCTTCCACTACCGCTACTTCTAGGGTTCTTCGCTCCGCCTCATGCCGCCATTGTTGCAGCCATAACAACCACGGTAAGAACCTCTCACTTCACTGTCGAAATCCACCGCCATGTTGTCTAAACATTTTTCGGTGTAATTCGTAAAAGCTTAAAACAAATTTACATCCATCCTATGCTTCAACTCGCGAAGCGTACAAGGAATCtaatgtaaataattaaacTTTTACAATCGATCCTATAGCTCCTCACTAACGGAACTTTGCAAGGCATctaaatcgaaaatatcacatacattCGAACTACCATGAGAGGCCGGAATCATAGCTGCAACTTAGAATCATACAAATATGATAATCCATCAAGAAAATCATACAGAATAGTAGCACAGTGGGCGGCCACTTGAACCCCTAATATTGGTTCGAACTAACTCCTTGATTAGTCCCGACCAATCTTTTACCGATTTCTATCGAGCACATGTATATCTTATGATACGACTCTAATACCACTGTTGGTTTCTATACCATGATATCCTagggattttaaaattttaatatgcaGAGTAATAGCCTAGGATCATCAATCATACGAACATGCAACAACTCACGCAATCGGTTTATTGGGATACCTAGTTTCAAAGGTTGCGATCTCCGCGAGGTAGCTGATGTAGCGGCTGGTGGCATGGGCTGATCGGGGTTATCCCGAATCTCTAGAATAACTGAGGATGATGGCTGATCGTTGGCCTCCTCACTCCTTGCTCGGCCATGTGTCCGTAATGGCATGCATGAGTCCAATCGTCGTGGGAAATCAATTGTGTGTGTCTGATCGGTTCTCATGCGTACCCAAAAGTCTCCTAtcatatgttatatataagaataaaTTGGTCTATCTCAAATGAGCCTTACATTAAGCCTATGTCTAGACTTATCATTGGGCTGAACCAACCAAATGGAGAGTAGGTACCAACGTAGCAGTCGAGAATGAGGCTAGAGAAGGGACCTAGGACATGTCTAACCCGGCTCCTAGAGTGACCACAATGCCCCTGCAAACAAATAGCACACTAGGGCCATTTTAACTCAGGTTATTACCACTATGTAAACAAAGTCGCACTTCAAAGTTAAACATTGTGTTAATTATAGAGGCTAGAGGAGGGACCTAAGACATGTCTAATCCGGCTCCTAGAATGACCATAATGCCCCTGCAAACAAATAGCACACTAGGGCCATTCTAACTCAGGTTATTACCACTATGTAAACAAAGCCGCACTTCAGAGTTAGACATTGTGTTAATTATAGAGGCTTGTTGTGTTGAGCACAACCCTTGTCCTTGACCTATAAGTGTCTCGACGTGTTGACCCTCTGCGTAACACCCATAATTAAGGTCAGGTTTCATATGGCTATCACCTCCTCAATTACATCTTATCCTTGCGATATCTTGTCCAAAAGGCGAACATTCATAAGTGTCATACTTGTCTCCCACTAGACAATAAGATCTACAAGTATTCCAACACCCAACGTGACTCGAAGCCACATCACTAACCGCTTAGTTTGTGGATGATTAACTAGGAAGACCCAATGGGGCATTAGTCTGAAGCAATATTGGTCGACATAAATTTTGTATTGCATATGCATGCCCCAACTAACTATTCCCATATATCCAACATACAAAACTgttgatatataaatatctcACCCCCATGGTATGTCGAAGTATAAAGTCCTAACTTCGTAGGTTCATCCACATATACTCAAGATTAAGAGCATATGAACACCTTATAGCACTATAAGTATAAGATTCCTCTTTGTGATAGAGTTCAGGAATCACTTCTACGTGGTCCTATCAATTGCTAGCCACCTATGCTAGCTCTATGAGTCTGGACCCCATCTGATGACCAAGGCAAACCATCCCCACATATGTAGGAGACACTCAAGcaataatcaatcaattacGAACATTTACTTTAGGCTCAAGTATCCATGACTTATACTTTCTGCACGTCCAAGTATATTCACAATGTGCATAAGTCACTTATTTGATCCGATGGACCTTATACACGCACACATCATAGAATTTAATAATCTGctcaattaatgaaaaatacacGATATCCGTAACCAAAATGTCAAGGCACAAATAGTTTTTAGGGCATATTGTATTGAATTGGCTCCGACCAATTATAAGACTGGGTCGTACTAGTGGACTAAATCCAACACAAGCGACCTCAAGATTTGGTTGTCTTGCGATCGCCGGACTCATGATTTCAAGCATGGCTCGGCCTTATTTCTCGCTCCTCAATTTTCGCCGCTTGAACATCATTAATGAGGTGAGATTAAGCTACCGCGTGGAAATGAACCTAAAAAGGTGGTTGACACGAAAAAATCCCAACAAAGGCTACAATGTTGCATTAATCAAAGGTGGAGCGAGGGTTTATGCGAGGTTGGAGTAAGGATAAAAGTGGGGAAAGAAGCCAAGAACGTGAACTAAACCGTCCAACCAAATTGAGTCGAGACAAAAATGAACTTCTTAAATAGGTTTTacttcaattcaaaaatttcaataaaaaaaagttgttcAGTTAGTGATTTATTAAATCCAATTCAGTTAACTGCGGTTCACTGGACCGAATGCTTTAATTAAAAAGTACTAAAATAACTAATATAAAATCACTAAAATAatgttaaataattataaattttgaaaaataaaataacacaCTCAAGTATCCATTATGGTTAGCTTCAATTTACGTTTGACATTAAAAATTACATTCAACCTAAACgaactattattttttttagattttaataTTCTTAGAAAATTGATTAACTAGCCAATAATGgttacaattattattatttatttgtatttcatATAATTAGTTTAAACATAGGAGTATTTCTGAGGTATTTTGAAAAGAGTCTAATGcattgtttggttttaaagtattattttataatcacaattctaacttaattctatccactacaaaataaaataactcatacaaagtcaaagagtggactccatttataccacttttttttcacaacaaaacaacataattcatacaaagtcaaagggtagatcccatttatattactctttttgaaaattaaaatctgattttaaaattttagtatGAAATCAAATGCAACATAAATGACAGGGACTGATCCAAAAGCGTTTCTCGCACGTAGATCTAGATAGGGAATTGTTTTCCAAACAAGACTAGCTTGAGAATAAGTTTTCAAAGTCAGTCTGTTTTGGGACAAAACTCAAGAGAGCAACGGAACTAGACAATAGACACATGGCGGGATGTAAGCGGACAACGGTGAAGAACACCGGGAAATGGAACTGGAGTCGCGTCGAGGTCGAGTCTGTTCCCCGTAGgggaagaaaaaacaaaaaaaaaagaaaagaaaagaaaagaagagatttttactttattttatctattaaaaataataatttttgagaaaatatgATAAAGCGGTTGCTTTCCTATTCTGCACCTCGTTTGCCTGTGCTGGATTCTGCAGCAGCAATCGAAAACCATTGCCGGGTTGTCCCATCGTCCTTGTATATCTGCCTGTGATAAACGAGAGCCTCGGAATCGGTCTGCTTCGTTGCTGTCGGAACTCCGGGGTCAAACTATGCTTCGATCGAGGTGAATTTCTTCGGACCCAGTTGGTCCAACTCCATAAATATCCCTCCTTTCTGTCATTTTACTCTTTTAATTCAGCTGAAATTAGCTTGCAACGAGACTGAATTTGAGTGCTCTCTTATGTTTTCTTCTATTGATTGCCTTTGGGTTGAATTTACCGAGGTTAAGCTTGACTTCCCGACAAGCTAAAAGGTAAGGAAGTTGAGCTGCAAGTTTAGGTCTTTTTGCTTGTAAGTTGTAATAAGGTCTGTGAGCCATGCAGTATTGTGTTCTTAGCTCCTCAGGAAGGACCTTACAATTCCGGAGTTCCGGGTTTTTACCGGCCATGGATTTTACTTTGCTAAgtcattttcaaaatgatttCGGTTCGTATTTTGCTGAGAATTTAATGATGATCTTGCTGGGTGCATAATTCTGAGTTTAGTTAGTTTTGGATGTGGCGGGAGTATCTAGTATTTGGTATTTCCTTCACTTGTATTTTGAGAATTTAGTTAGTTACCATATATTTATGTTTCTCTGATGGATTCAGGTGGAAGGCTAACTACAATAGGGCGATAATTATGAAGCCGAAGAATTAACGAGAACAAAGGTGTGGCAATTAGGGTGGGAGATGTTGGAGGGTGGTCAAAAGTTTGCCGGGATTATGGGGCTGAATAATCATGATAACTGTCACTTTGATTTATCACAAGGATGCTATCATAAACTTGGGGATGGCACCAACATGTCAATCAATAGTTTCGGAAGCCTTCAGACGAGCAATGATGGAGGTTCTGTTGCGATGTCCGTGGATAACAGTAGCATTGCTTCCAACGAATCCCATACTCGTATGTTGAAGCACGAGGGTCTTCGGAACCGCGTTTGTGATAATTACTCAACTGCTTATAGTGTTAATAACCGTCGAGGCAGAGTAACGCATCCTTTGAGCGATGATGCACTGGCCCAGGCCCTGATGGACAATAGTTCCCCAACTCTAGGCCTCGAGAAATTCGATGACTGGACCCTTGATCTGACGAAGCTCAACATGGGCCCTCCTTTTGCGCAGGGGGCTTTTGGTAAGCTCTACCGGGGGACTTATAATGGCGAGGAAGTTGCCATCAAGATCCTTGAGAGGCCTGAGAATGACCCGGGAAAGGCCCAACTGATGGAGCAGCAGTTCCAGCAAGAAGTCATGATGTTAGCTACCCTAAATCATCCTAACATAGTTCGGTTTATAGGTGCCTGCAAAAAGCCATTGGTCTGGTGCATTGTGACGGAATATGCAAAAGGCGGTTCGGTAAGGCAGTTCTTGACGAAAAGGCAAAACCGGTCAGTTCCACTCAAATTGGCCATTAGGCAGGCACTAGATGTTGCGAAGGGAATGGCTTATGTTCATGGCCTCGGGTTCATTCATCGGGACCTGAAGTCTGATAACCTCTTGATTAATTCTGATAAGACTATCAAGATTGCTGATTTTGGAGTTGCAAGGATTGAGGTGCAGACTGAAGGGATGACACCAGAGACTGGAACTTATCGCTGGATGGCTCCGTAAGAATTTCTCTCTTTGGTGCTGTCGAAGTTGCATTATTCCTTTGGTTGACCATTTTGATGCATTTTATGCGGTATAATTTATTGCAGATCTTTATTGGCTTTGGGTATGATACCAAGTTTGATAGTACCCTTATATCCCGTGGTTGTGTCTAGTCAAATGTAACTTGAGGTGGGCAATTCACTTCAAAGCATGCTACATCTCTATCCACTGACCATTAAACTTACATTGATTTCATGTCTGGTACATAGAAATGGACTCTTTTGACAATAGAATAGAgtgtaaaattttattttgggatTCCATGTTCATATTTCTCCACACGAAACACAGCATCAAAGTTTGTAGCTGAAATGGCCTGCAAGTTTTTGCTACTCCATAACTTTGCatgaaagagaaatttttAGGTTTTTCCTGAAGtgtgaaaaatttataatggGTCATATTGCTCTCTGCGCATTTAAGGTAAGTACTCAGTTTTGAGATCTGAGATTATTTGACATGGTATTcatctatttttctttttctttttttacacACTCCATAATTTATTTGGGTGATCAGTCATGATATAATTAGAGTTTAGAAGCTGTTGGCG
This region includes:
- the LOC116189363 gene encoding uncharacterized protein LOC116189363 isoform X4; this encodes MECATGSNLWLSSFCISSSSSRRAPLNGNACSASFCPKTHKLSPSSSLRVEAVGSTPTAANLSPDSNPVARPGSKVSVANPVSKSIEWPSPVDATPFWKREFPSSDVNFEVPSNTEKDPDSLHIIHVTAEMAPIAKVGGLGDVVTGLARACLSRGHTVDIMLPFYECIQKEQISELTLITSYGSFHDGNWVPTNAYRGTVSGIPVIFIEPSNHFFKGQSVYGGSYDETEAYLFFSRACLEWMQVTLVQPDIIHVHEWQTGGLPLLYWDMYHNLSLKKPRITLTIHNMEHYGECRQEQLDKCGLDGSIYATEEKAVDDRTVGHNPERLSLLKGGIVYSNSILTVSPTYLKETLCSGWLASTLLRHRDKYVGILNGIDTDMWNPATDIFLPAKFNAKDLEGKKLCKYYVQKGLGLDLKGDSIIKGDNTIDASVKVPLVVCITRLVAQKGLHLITHAIKRVEELMIVLGKAPDRRVESEFKYLADLHNQGPSVRILLIYSEELSHMLYAAADMVLVPSMYEPCGLAQMIGMRYGAVPIVRKTGGLADTVFDMDNQSNREMANGFVFEGIDEGSLNWALDRAFSYYRENPSVWAGTVRKVMEIDNSWNNTAGKYIDVYNSVRVR
- the LOC116189363 gene encoding uncharacterized protein LOC116189363 isoform X2, coding for MECATGSNLWLSSFCISSSSSRRAPLNGNACSASFCPKTHKLSPSSSLRVEAVGSTPTAANLSPDSNPVARPGSKVSVANPVSKSIEWPSPVDATPFWKREFPSSDVNFEVPSNTEKDPDSLHIIHVTAEMAPIAKVGGLGDVVTGLARACLSRGHTVDIMLPFYECIQKEQISELTLITSYGSFHDGNWVPTNAYRGTVSGIPVIFIEPSNHFFKGQSVYGGSYDETEAYLFFSRACLEWMQVTLVQPDIIHVHEWQTGGLPLLYWDMYHNLSLKKPRITLTIHNMEHYGECRQEQLDKCGLDGSIYATEEKAVDDRTVGHNPERLSLLKGGIVYSNSILTVSPTYLKETLCSGWLASTLLRHRDKYVGILNGIDTDMWNPATDIFLPAKFNAKDLEGKKLCKYYVQKGLGLDLKGDSIIKGDNTIDASVKVPLVVCITRLVAQKGLHLITHAIKRVEELGGQMIVLGKAPDRRVESEFKYLADLHNQGPSVRILLIYSEELSHMLYAAADMVLVPSMYEPCGLAQMIGMRYGAVPIVRKTGGLADTVFDMDNQSNREMANGFVFEGIDEGSLNWALDRAFSYYRENPSVWAGTVRKVMEIDNSWNNTAGKYIDVYNSVRVR
- the LOC116187416 gene encoding serine/threonine-protein kinase STY13-like, with the translated sequence MLEGGQKFAGIMGLNNHDNCHFDLSQGCYHKLGDGTNMSINSFGSLQTSNDGGSVAMSVDNSSIASNESHTRMLKHEGLRNRVCDNYSTAYSVNNRRGRVTHPLSDDALAQALMDNSSPTLGLEKFDDWTLDLTKLNMGPPFAQGAFGKLYRGTYNGEEVAIKILERPENDPGKAQLMEQQFQQEVMMLATLNHPNIVRFIGACKKPLVWCIVTEYAKGGSVRQFLTKRQNRSVPLKLAIRQALDVAKGMAYVHGLGFIHRDLKSDNLLINSDKTIKIADFGVARIEVQTEGMTPETGTYRWMAPEMIQHRPYTQKVDVYSFGIVLWELITGLLPFQNMTAVQAAFAVVNKEVRPIIPSDCLPILSNIMTRCWDPNPKTRPTFTEVVRMLEYAETEILTTVRKARFRCCISRPMTLD